A single region of the Chiroxiphia lanceolata isolate bChiLan1 chromosome 20, bChiLan1.pri, whole genome shotgun sequence genome encodes:
- the SRSF1 gene encoding serine/arginine-rich splicing factor 1, whose amino-acid sequence MSGGGVIRGPAGNNDCRIYVGNLPPDIRTKDIEDVFYKYGAIRDIDLKNRRGGPPFAFVEFEDPRDAEDAVYGRDGYDYDGYRLRVEFPRSGRGTGRGGGGGGGGGAPRGRYGPPSRRSEYRVIVSGLPPSGSWQDLKDHMREAGDVCYADVFRDGTGVVEFVRKEDMTYAVRKLDNTKFRSHEGETAYIRVKVDGPRSPSYGRSRSRSRSRSRSRSRSNSRSRSYSPRRSRGSPRYSPRHSRSRSRT is encoded by the exons ATGTCCGGCGGCGGCGTCATCCGCGGCCCGGCCGGCAACAACGACTGCCGCATCTACGTGGGGAACCTGCCCCCCGACATCCGCACCAAGGACATCGAGGACGTGTTCTACAAATACGGCGCCATCCGCGACATCGACCTCAAGAACCGCCGCGGGGGCCCGCCCTTCGCCTTCGTCGAGTTTGAGGACCCCAG GGACGCGGAGGACGCCGTCTACGGGCGGGACGGCTACGACTACGATGGGTATCGCCTCCGCGTGGAGTTCCCCCGGAGCGGCCGCGGCACCGGcagaggcggcggcggcggtggaGGGGGAGGAGCCCCCAGGGGCAGGTACGGCCCCCCGTCCCGGCGCTCGGAGTACAGAGTGATCGTCTCGG GGCTGCCTCCAAGTGGAAGTTGGCAGGATTTAAAGGATCACATGCGTGAAGCAGGTGATGTATGTTATGCTGATGTTTTCCGAGATGGCACTGGTGTCGTGGAGTTTGTGCGGAAGGAAGACATGACCTACGCTGTGCGAAAGCTGGATAACACTAAATTTAGATCGCACGAG GGAGAAACTGCCTACATCCGTGTTAAAGTTGATGGCCCAAGAAGCCCAAGCTATGGAAGATCTCGGTCCCGCAGCCGTAGTCGTAGCAGGAGCCGTAGTCGAAGCAACAGCAGAAGCCGCAGTTATTCCCCAAGAAGAAGCAGAGGATCTCCACGCTACTCTCCCCGCCACAGCAGATCCCGATCTCGTACATAA
- the VEZF1 gene encoding vascular endothelial zinc finger 1 isoform X1, with translation MEANWTAFLFQAHEASHHQQQAAQNSLLPLLSSAVEPPDQKPILPLPITQKPQPAPETLKDAIVGIKKEKPKTSFVCTYCSKAFRDSYHLRRHESCHTGIKLVSRPKKTPTTMVPLISTIAGDNSRSSLVSTIAGILSTVTTSSSATNPSSSAGATAMAVTQTVKKPSKPVKKNHACEMCGKAFRDVYHLNRHKLSHSDEKPFECPICNQRFKRKDRMTYHVRSHEGGITKPYTCGVCGKGFSRPDHLSCHVKHVHSTERPFKCQTCTAAFATKDRLRTHMVRHEGKVSCNICGKLLSAAYITSHLKTHGQSQSINCNTCKQGINKTCMSEETSNQKQQQQQQQQQQQQQQQQQQQQQQQQQQQQQQQQQQQQQHVTSWPGKQVETLRLWEEAVKARKKECQFTFEKAIEYVPFEAANLCQTSTAATTPVTLTTPFNITSSVASGTITNPVTVAAAMSMRSPVNVSSAVNISSPMNLGHPVTITSPLSMTSPLTLTTPVNLPTPVTAPVNIAHPVTITSPMNLPTPMTLAGPLNIAMRPVESMPFLPQALPTSPPW, from the exons aTGGAGGCCAACTGGACCGCGTTCCTCTTTCAG GCACACGAAGCCTCCCATCACCAACAGCAGGCAGCACAGAACAGTTTGTTGCCtctcctgagctctgctgttGAGCCGCCCGATCAGAAGCCGATTCTGCCCTTACCAATAACGCAGAAACCTCAGCCTGCACCAGAAACATTAAAGGATGCTATTGTTGggattaaaaaggaaaaacctaaAACCTCCTTTGTGTGCACTTACTGCAGCAAAGCTTTCAGGGACAGCTACCATTTGAGGCGTCACGAGTCCTGCCACACAGGGATAAAGTTAGTGTCACGGCCAAAGAAAACTCCCACCACAATGGTGCCCCTTATCTCGACCATCGCTGGTGACAACAGCCGGAGTTCACTGGTTTCGACTATCGCAGGCATCCTGTCCACTGTCACTACGTCTTCCTCTGCCACCAACCCCAGCAGCAGCGCCGGCGCCACGGCCATGGCAGTGACGCAGACGGTGAAGAAGCCCAGCAAGCCCGTGAAGAAGAACCACGCCTGCGAGATGTGTGGCAAGGCCTTCAGGGACGTCTACCACCTCAACCGGCACAAGCTGTCCCACTCCGACGAGAAACCCTTCGAATGTCCCATTTGCAATCAGCGCTTCAAGAGAAAGGATCGCATGACCTACCACGTGAGGTCTCACGAGGGGGGCATCACGAAACCCTACACCTGTGGTGTTTGTGGAAAAGGCTTCTCGAG GCCTGATCATTTAAGCTGTCACGTTAAACACGTTCACTCAACAGAGAGACCCTTCAAATGCCAA ACGTGCACTGCTGCCTTTGCCACCAAAGACAGACTGCGGACACACATGGTGCGCCATGAAGGAAAGGTATCGTGTAATATCTGTGGTAAACTTCTGAGTGCAGCATATATCACCAGCCACTTAAAGACACACGGGCAGAGCCAAAGTATCAACTGTAATACCTGTAAACAAGGCATCAATAAAA CATGCATGAGTGAAGAGACCAGCAACcagaaacagcaacagcagcagcaacaacagcaacaacaacaacagcagcagcagcagcagcagcagcaacaacagcaacaacagcagcagcagcagcagcagcagcaacagcagcaacacGTAACAAGTTGGCCTGGAAAGCAGGTAGAGACCCTGAGATTGTGGGAAGAGGCCGTCAAAGCGAGGAAGAAAG AATGTCAGTTCACCTTTGAGAAGGCTATAGAGTACGTACCATTCG AAGCTGCTAACTTGTGCCAAACCTCCACTGCTGCTACTACGCCTGTGACTCTTACTACTCCATTCAATATAACGTCCTCTGTGGCTTCTGGGACTATCACAAACCCAGTCACAGTGGCAGCTGCAATGAGCATGAGAAGTCCAGTAAATGTATCAAGTGCAGTTAATATATCCAGTCCGATGAACTTAGGGCATCCTGTAACCATAACCAGTCCTCTGTCCATGACCTCGCCCCTCACGCTCACCACCCCGGTGAACCTGCCCACCCCGGTGACGGCTCCCGTGAACATAGCGCACCCCGTCACCATCACGTCCCCCATGAACCTGCCCACCCCCATGACGCTGGCTGGCCCCCTCAACATAGCCATGAGACCAGTGGAGAGCATGcctttcctgccccaggccTTGCCCACCTCTCCTCCCTGGTAA
- the VEZF1 gene encoding vascular endothelial zinc finger 1 isoform X3 — MEANWTAFLFQAHEASHHQQQAAQNSLLPLLSSAVEPPDQKPILPLPITQKPQPAPETLKDAIVGIKKEKPKTSFVCTYCSKAFRDSYHLRRHESCHTGIKLVSRPKKTPTTMVPLISTIAGDNSRSSLVSTIAGILSTVTTSSSATNPSSSAGATAMAVTQTVKKPSKPVKKNHACEMCGKAFRDVYHLNRHKLSHSDEKPFECPICNQRFKRKDRMTYHVRSHEGGITKPYTCGVCGKGFSRPDHLSCHVKHVHSTERPFKCQTCTAAFATKDRLRTHMVRHEGKVSCNICGKLLSAAYITSHLKTHGQSQSINCNTCKQGINKTCMSEETSNQKQQQQQQQQQQQQQQQQQQQQQQQQQQQQQQQQQQQQQHVTSWPGKQVETLRLWEEAVKARKKEAANLCQTSTAATTPVTLTTPFNITSSVASGTITNPVTVAAAMSMRSPVNVSSAVNISSPMNLGHPVTITSPLSMTSPLTLTTPVNLPTPVTAPVNIAHPVTITSPMNLPTPMTLAGPLNIAMRPVESMPFLPQALPTSPPW; from the exons aTGGAGGCCAACTGGACCGCGTTCCTCTTTCAG GCACACGAAGCCTCCCATCACCAACAGCAGGCAGCACAGAACAGTTTGTTGCCtctcctgagctctgctgttGAGCCGCCCGATCAGAAGCCGATTCTGCCCTTACCAATAACGCAGAAACCTCAGCCTGCACCAGAAACATTAAAGGATGCTATTGTTGggattaaaaaggaaaaacctaaAACCTCCTTTGTGTGCACTTACTGCAGCAAAGCTTTCAGGGACAGCTACCATTTGAGGCGTCACGAGTCCTGCCACACAGGGATAAAGTTAGTGTCACGGCCAAAGAAAACTCCCACCACAATGGTGCCCCTTATCTCGACCATCGCTGGTGACAACAGCCGGAGTTCACTGGTTTCGACTATCGCAGGCATCCTGTCCACTGTCACTACGTCTTCCTCTGCCACCAACCCCAGCAGCAGCGCCGGCGCCACGGCCATGGCAGTGACGCAGACGGTGAAGAAGCCCAGCAAGCCCGTGAAGAAGAACCACGCCTGCGAGATGTGTGGCAAGGCCTTCAGGGACGTCTACCACCTCAACCGGCACAAGCTGTCCCACTCCGACGAGAAACCCTTCGAATGTCCCATTTGCAATCAGCGCTTCAAGAGAAAGGATCGCATGACCTACCACGTGAGGTCTCACGAGGGGGGCATCACGAAACCCTACACCTGTGGTGTTTGTGGAAAAGGCTTCTCGAG GCCTGATCATTTAAGCTGTCACGTTAAACACGTTCACTCAACAGAGAGACCCTTCAAATGCCAA ACGTGCACTGCTGCCTTTGCCACCAAAGACAGACTGCGGACACACATGGTGCGCCATGAAGGAAAGGTATCGTGTAATATCTGTGGTAAACTTCTGAGTGCAGCATATATCACCAGCCACTTAAAGACACACGGGCAGAGCCAAAGTATCAACTGTAATACCTGTAAACAAGGCATCAATAAAA CATGCATGAGTGAAGAGACCAGCAACcagaaacagcaacagcagcagcaacaacagcaacaacaacaacagcagcagcagcagcagcagcagcaacaacagcaacaacagcagcagcagcagcagcagcagcaacagcagcaacacGTAACAAGTTGGCCTGGAAAGCAGGTAGAGACCCTGAGATTGTGGGAAGAGGCCGTCAAAGCGAGGAAGAAAG AAGCTGCTAACTTGTGCCAAACCTCCACTGCTGCTACTACGCCTGTGACTCTTACTACTCCATTCAATATAACGTCCTCTGTGGCTTCTGGGACTATCACAAACCCAGTCACAGTGGCAGCTGCAATGAGCATGAGAAGTCCAGTAAATGTATCAAGTGCAGTTAATATATCCAGTCCGATGAACTTAGGGCATCCTGTAACCATAACCAGTCCTCTGTCCATGACCTCGCCCCTCACGCTCACCACCCCGGTGAACCTGCCCACCCCGGTGACGGCTCCCGTGAACATAGCGCACCCCGTCACCATCACGTCCCCCATGAACCTGCCCACCCCCATGACGCTGGCTGGCCCCCTCAACATAGCCATGAGACCAGTGGAGAGCATGcctttcctgccccaggccTTGCCCACCTCTCCTCCCTGGTAA
- the VEZF1 gene encoding vascular endothelial zinc finger 1 isoform X2 yields MRVMPSSLAEAHEASHHQQQAAQNSLLPLLSSAVEPPDQKPILPLPITQKPQPAPETLKDAIVGIKKEKPKTSFVCTYCSKAFRDSYHLRRHESCHTGIKLVSRPKKTPTTMVPLISTIAGDNSRSSLVSTIAGILSTVTTSSSATNPSSSAGATAMAVTQTVKKPSKPVKKNHACEMCGKAFRDVYHLNRHKLSHSDEKPFECPICNQRFKRKDRMTYHVRSHEGGITKPYTCGVCGKGFSRPDHLSCHVKHVHSTERPFKCQTCTAAFATKDRLRTHMVRHEGKVSCNICGKLLSAAYITSHLKTHGQSQSINCNTCKQGINKTCMSEETSNQKQQQQQQQQQQQQQQQQQQQQQQQQQQQQQQQQQQQQQHVTSWPGKQVETLRLWEEAVKARKKECQFTFEKAIEYVPFEAANLCQTSTAATTPVTLTTPFNITSSVASGTITNPVTVAAAMSMRSPVNVSSAVNISSPMNLGHPVTITSPLSMTSPLTLTTPVNLPTPVTAPVNIAHPVTITSPMNLPTPMTLAGPLNIAMRPVESMPFLPQALPTSPPW; encoded by the exons ATGCGGGTGATGCCATCGAGTTTGGCTGAG GCACACGAAGCCTCCCATCACCAACAGCAGGCAGCACAGAACAGTTTGTTGCCtctcctgagctctgctgttGAGCCGCCCGATCAGAAGCCGATTCTGCCCTTACCAATAACGCAGAAACCTCAGCCTGCACCAGAAACATTAAAGGATGCTATTGTTGggattaaaaaggaaaaacctaaAACCTCCTTTGTGTGCACTTACTGCAGCAAAGCTTTCAGGGACAGCTACCATTTGAGGCGTCACGAGTCCTGCCACACAGGGATAAAGTTAGTGTCACGGCCAAAGAAAACTCCCACCACAATGGTGCCCCTTATCTCGACCATCGCTGGTGACAACAGCCGGAGTTCACTGGTTTCGACTATCGCAGGCATCCTGTCCACTGTCACTACGTCTTCCTCTGCCACCAACCCCAGCAGCAGCGCCGGCGCCACGGCCATGGCAGTGACGCAGACGGTGAAGAAGCCCAGCAAGCCCGTGAAGAAGAACCACGCCTGCGAGATGTGTGGCAAGGCCTTCAGGGACGTCTACCACCTCAACCGGCACAAGCTGTCCCACTCCGACGAGAAACCCTTCGAATGTCCCATTTGCAATCAGCGCTTCAAGAGAAAGGATCGCATGACCTACCACGTGAGGTCTCACGAGGGGGGCATCACGAAACCCTACACCTGTGGTGTTTGTGGAAAAGGCTTCTCGAG GCCTGATCATTTAAGCTGTCACGTTAAACACGTTCACTCAACAGAGAGACCCTTCAAATGCCAA ACGTGCACTGCTGCCTTTGCCACCAAAGACAGACTGCGGACACACATGGTGCGCCATGAAGGAAAGGTATCGTGTAATATCTGTGGTAAACTTCTGAGTGCAGCATATATCACCAGCCACTTAAAGACACACGGGCAGAGCCAAAGTATCAACTGTAATACCTGTAAACAAGGCATCAATAAAA CATGCATGAGTGAAGAGACCAGCAACcagaaacagcaacagcagcagcaacaacagcaacaacaacaacagcagcagcagcagcagcagcagcaacaacagcaacaacagcagcagcagcagcagcagcagcaacagcagcaacacGTAACAAGTTGGCCTGGAAAGCAGGTAGAGACCCTGAGATTGTGGGAAGAGGCCGTCAAAGCGAGGAAGAAAG AATGTCAGTTCACCTTTGAGAAGGCTATAGAGTACGTACCATTCG AAGCTGCTAACTTGTGCCAAACCTCCACTGCTGCTACTACGCCTGTGACTCTTACTACTCCATTCAATATAACGTCCTCTGTGGCTTCTGGGACTATCACAAACCCAGTCACAGTGGCAGCTGCAATGAGCATGAGAAGTCCAGTAAATGTATCAAGTGCAGTTAATATATCCAGTCCGATGAACTTAGGGCATCCTGTAACCATAACCAGTCCTCTGTCCATGACCTCGCCCCTCACGCTCACCACCCCGGTGAACCTGCCCACCCCGGTGACGGCTCCCGTGAACATAGCGCACCCCGTCACCATCACGTCCCCCATGAACCTGCCCACCCCCATGACGCTGGCTGGCCCCCTCAACATAGCCATGAGACCAGTGGAGAGCATGcctttcctgccccaggccTTGCCCACCTCTCCTCCCTGGTAA